One segment of Brassica napus cultivar Da-Ae chromosome C3, Da-Ae, whole genome shotgun sequence DNA contains the following:
- the LOC106353004 gene encoding sialidase, with the protein MNRNLRESVSGGRNTPAAISQFRRGNSQNGCFSRDSDENLDLFSKIRRSFPLSSSDHLPDVSAKLGRLSVGSKPTPKGKGGDDLLSSAEVGKNDYDWLLTPPGTPLGNDSHSSLAPPKVTSSARASSASKTSRLSVSQSETSYHPSRPARSSSLTRPSISNSGRSPSSILNTSSASVSSYIRPSSPSSRSSSSARTPTPTRTTSLSRASTPSRIRPVSSTSSLDKARPSLGSRPSTPTSRTQSNSPNIVSSRPNSRPSTPTRRNTSAPATNGRTAPSLSRPSSPGQPRVRTTTTTNTQQPIVLPDFSLDAPPNLRTTLPGRPISAGRSRPVAAKASPEPKGSMTRRNSSPVVTRGRLIESQGKGRLSGNGQQHNTDAPEPRRISNVSEVTSRRTLKTSSTVMDNNNNGLGRSLSKSSLDMAIKHMDIRNGKSNGCAISSTTLFPQSIRQASSKIQPIRSVNSHSDSISSNSAENGNEANEGRRLMGKLSDRDMYESSRYDALLLKEDVKNTNWLHSIDDRSSEHGLMFDNGGFELLPEPFAPL; encoded by the exons ATGAACAGGAATCTCAGAGAGTCTGTTAGCGGTGGGAGGAATACTCCGGCGGCGATCTCACAGTTTCGCAGAGGCAATTCTCAAAACGGTTGCTTCTCTAGAGATTCCGATGAGAATCTTGATCTCTTCTCTAAGATCCGTCGCTCTTTCCCCTTGTCTTCCTCCGACCATTTACCCGATG TTTCTGCGAAACTCGGGAGGCTCTCTGTCGGATCCAAACCAACTCCTAAAGGCAAAGGTGGTGATGATCTCTTGTCTTCAGCTGAAGTAGGCAAAAATGATTATGACTG GCTTCTTACTCCTCCTGGAACACCTCTTGGGAACGATTCTCATTCATCTTTGGCACCTCCAAAGGTTACATCTTCCGCTAGAGCTAGTTCTGCTTCAAAGACATCAAGG CTTTCGGTTTCACAGTCAGAGACCAGTTACCACCCCTCACGTCCTGCTAGAAGTAGCTCACTGACTCGCCCATCCATTTCTAACTCAGGCCGTTCACCATCATCCATCCTGAACACTAGCTCAGCTTCAGTCTCATCCTACATCAGACCATCATCCCCTAGCTCCCGTTCCTCATCTTCAGCTAGAACTCCCACTCCCACTCGTACTACTTCCCTCTCACGTGCCTCAACTCCATCCAGAATCCGTCCAGTGTCATCCACTTCATCTCTGGACAAGGCCAGACCCTCCCTAGGCTCAAGACCATCTACTCCAACTTCTAGAACACAGTCAAACTCACCAAACATAGTTTCTTCCAGACCAAACTCTCGTCCTTCAACCCCTACGCGTCGAAACACATCCGCCCCAGCAACAAATGGTCGTACCGCACCTTCACTGTCTAGGCCAAGCTCTCCTGGACAACCTAGAGTtcgaaccaccaccaccaccaacacACAACAGCCAATTGTGCTACCAGACTTCTCTCTTGATGCACCACCTAATCTCAGAACAACTCTCCCGGGGAGACCAATATCAGCTGGTAGGTCTAGGCCAGTTGCAGCAAAGGCAAGTCCAGAACCCAAAGGTTCCATGACTAGAAGGAACTCATCTCCTGTTGTGACTAGAGGAAGACTCATAGAGAGCCAAGGAAAAGGCCGTTTGAGTGGTAATGGACAGCAACATAATACAGATGCACCAGAGCCGAGAAGGATTTCAAATGTTTCAGAGGTAACTTCACGGAGAACACTGAAGACTTCTTCAACTGTGATGGACAACAATAACAACGGGCTTGGAAGGTCATTATCAAAAAGTTCACTTGATATGGCCATTAAGCACATG GACATAAGAAACGGGAAGAGTAACGGTTGCGCAATATCAAGCACGACGTTATTCCCTCAGAGTATCAGACAAGCCTCGTCCAAGATACAGCCAATCCGTTCAGTGAATAGCCACTCGGATTCAATCAGCAGCAACAGCGCAGAGAACGGGAACGAAGCAAACGAGGGAAGAAGACTGATGGGGAAGTTGAGCGACAGGGACATGTATGAGAGCTCAAGGTATGACGCGTTGCTGCTGAAAGAAGACGTCAAGAACACAAACTGGTTGCATAGCATCGATGATAGGTCGTCAGAACATGGACTTATGTTTGATAATGGAGGTTTCGAGCTGCTCCCTGAGCCTTTTGCCCCACTATAA
- the LOC106353003 gene encoding putative BTB/POZ domain-containing protein At3g08660 has product MAGISNRPLSQSSSSTSSTSCNSRSSVPPPTFSTCIFSDVAGDITVVVDGESFLLHKFPLVARCGKMRKIMRDLKDSSSSIELRDFPGGPLTFELAMKFCYGINLEITPSNVVDLRCAAGYLEMTEDYKEDNLISQTESYLDKTAFRNLKKSVQVLTSCERQELSEKFKIPDRCVEAIAMNACREQLVSNLSEELKGRDCLAWWIEQLSALGIDYYTRVVSVMARTGVRSESIVASLMHYSQESLKGVIVDRNCQGQREIVEAIVTLFPCDERGSIIPLSFLLGMLKIGITLGIEISYRLELERRIGQQLESVSLDDLLIPSVGREESMYDVDTVHRILACFLERVDEEDEESGCDSDSTGHYHGSLLKVGRIMDAYLAEIAPDPYLSLQKFTAIIERLPDYARIVDDGIYRAIDVYLKAHPLMTEEERKSLCKFIDCNKLSQDASNHMAQNDRLPVQMVVRALYSEQLRLKKALSGDSDEGVLDLSSGVLNRAVSPRDNYASLRRENRELKLEIARMRVRVSELEKEQTLMKEGMMERSGNNGGTFLTSLSKGIGKIGIFGGENRQKVNRKSRSVSERKTSRKR; this is encoded by the exons ATGGCTGGTATTTCAAACAGACCTTTGTCTCAATCTTCTTCCTCGACAAGCTCTACTTCATGTAACAGTCGTTCCTCTGTTCCTCCTCCCACCTTCTCCACCTG TATATTCTCTGATGTTGCCGGAGACATCACCGTTGTTGTTGATGGAGAGTCTTTTCTACTCCACAAG TTTCCACTAGTAGCTCGGTGtgggaagatgagaaagataaTGAGAGATCTCAAGGACTCTTCTTCCAGTATTGAGCTCAGAGACTTCCCCGGTGGACCTCTAACTTTCGAACTCGCCATGAAGTTCTGCTACGGCATCAACTTAGAGATCACACCCTCCAACGTGGTCGACCTCCGCTGCGCAGCAGGTTACCTAGAGATGACTGAAGACTACAAAGAAGACAATCTCATCTCTCAAACCGAGAGTTACCTCGACAAGACAGCTTTCCGCAACTTAAAGAAATCAGTTCAAGTGTTAACCTCGTGCGAGAGGCAAGAACTGTCCGAAAAGTTCAAGATTCCCGACAGGTGCGTGGAAGCTATCGCCATGAACGCTTGCAGGGAGCAGTTAGTATCGAATTTATCAGAGGAGCTCAAGGGAAGAGACTGTCTCGCGTGGTGGATCGAACAGCTCTCTGCTCTCGGCATTGATTACTACACAAGAGTTGTGTCTGTGATGGCGAGAACAGGTGTCCGGTCCGAGAGCATCGTTGCTTCTCTGATGCATTACTCTCAAGAATCACTAAAAGGTGTTATTGTCGACCGCAACTGTCAGGGGCAGAGGGAGATTGTTGAAGCTATTGTAACCCTTTTTCCGTGTGACGAGAGAGGATCAATCATCCCTCTCAGCTTCCTCCTTGGGATGTTAAAGATTGGAATCACATTAGGTATAGAGATCTCTTACAGGCTTGAGTTAGAACGTAGAATTGGACAGCAGTTAGAGAGCGTGTCTCTCGATGATCTGCTTATACCTTCTGTCGGAAGGGAAGAGTCCATGTATGATGTGGACACTGTGCATAGGATACTCGCGTGTTTTCTTGAGAgggttgatgaagaagatgaggagagTGGTTGTGATTCAGACTCCACTGGTCATTACCATGGTTCGTTGCTGAAAGTGGGAAGGATCATGGATGCGTACTTGGCTGAGATCGCACCTGATCCGTACCTGAGTCTACAGAAGTTCACAGCTATTATAGAGAGGTTACCTGATTACGCACGGATCGTAGATGATGGGATCTACAGAGCCATTGACGTGTATCTCAAG GCTCATCCAttaatgacggaagaagaacgCAAGAGTCTATGCAAGTTCATAGACTGCAACAAGCTTTCACAGGACGCAAGCAACCACATGGCGCAAAACGACCGTCTTCCTGTGCAGATGGTGGTACGTGCTCTCTATTCAGAACAGCTGCGACTGAAGAAAGCTCTGTCGGGAGACTCAGATGAAGGTGTACTAGATTTGTCTTCGGGAGTTCTGAACCGAGCGGTTTCTCCAAGAGACAACTACGCATCGCTGAGGAGAGAGAACAGAGAGTTGAAGCTGGAGATAGCGAGGATGAGAGTGAGAGTTAGCGAGTTGGAGAAGGAGCAAACGTTGATGAAAGAGGGAATGATGGAGAGGTCTGGTAATAACGGTGGAACGTTCTTGACGTCATTGTCTAAAGGGATTGGGAAAATTGGGATATTCGGTGGTGAAAACCGGCAGAAGGTTAACCGGAAATCGAGGTCGGTTTCGGAGAGAAAGACAAGTCGAAAGAGGTAG